Proteins from a single region of Allofrancisella inopinata:
- a CDS encoding ABC-F family ATP-binding cassette domain-containing protein, whose translation MIFFKNVSYQVEIKELFNDINFSIFQNQKIGLVGKNGTGKTTLFNLIQANISPDKGDIEIAKNTRIVTVKQEVDDFEIKVIDYVINGVESIRSLKHKMAEALDKEDFVEYSKYHEEYESLGGYTIESQASKLLAGLGFSISQLEQKVKELSGGWQIRLNLAQALLQESDILLLDEPTNHLDLDAVLWLEQYLQEYKGSLLLISHDRIFLDNVVKQVFHIDEKKIVAYTGNYSSFEKQSYEQKVLQQKQFEKQQKHIEHLESFINRFKAKASKAKQAQSRVKMLDKIQRIEAIKTESEFSFEFKQPKEHLNGTLVSLQNTDLGYFQNKVLNNINLVIYNEMRIGLLGLNGAGKSTLIKSLIGEIDILSGKIEKHPNLRVGYFSQHSLDMLDMQASPLLHMQRLDMKATQEKLRTFLGSFNFTGDKALAKVVSFSGGEKARLALAMIVYQEPNFLLLDEPTNHLDIGVREALTVALQSFQGAIILVSHDRFLLESTVDEYMLVGQGSVKAFDGDMHDYYKYILEIKKLENNVSLESQNVDTKKENRKFSADKRKQFKPLQDKVKKLEKSLGKLQQQNLVIEKQLQNQNLYDNKEKLQKTLSEHTKLKEQIDKIELEWFEALEELESTRE comes from the coding sequence ATGATTTTCTTTAAAAATGTTTCTTATCAAGTTGAGATAAAAGAGTTATTTAATGATATTAACTTTTCTATTTTCCAAAATCAAAAAATAGGTTTGGTGGGTAAGAATGGTACCGGTAAAACTACACTTTTCAACCTGATACAAGCAAATATTTCACCTGATAAAGGTGATATAGAGATAGCTAAAAATACGCGTATAGTTACGGTTAAACAGGAAGTTGATGATTTTGAAATTAAAGTTATAGACTATGTGATTAATGGTGTTGAATCTATAAGATCTTTAAAACATAAGATGGCAGAAGCTTTAGATAAAGAAGATTTTGTTGAGTATTCTAAATACCATGAGGAATATGAATCATTAGGTGGTTATACTATAGAGTCTCAAGCTAGTAAGCTTTTAGCTGGTTTAGGGTTTAGTATTAGTCAATTAGAACAAAAAGTAAAAGAGCTATCTGGTGGTTGGCAGATAAGGTTAAACCTTGCTCAAGCACTTTTACAAGAGTCAGATATTTTGCTGCTTGACGAACCTACAAACCATTTGGATTTAGATGCAGTTTTATGGTTAGAGCAATATTTGCAAGAATATAAAGGTTCTTTGTTGCTTATTTCGCATGATAGGATTTTTTTAGACAACGTTGTTAAGCAGGTTTTTCACATAGATGAAAAAAAGATAGTTGCATATACGGGTAATTATTCATCTTTTGAAAAACAATCTTATGAACAAAAGGTTCTTCAACAAAAGCAGTTTGAAAAACAACAAAAGCATATAGAGCATTTAGAGAGTTTTATTAATCGCTTTAAAGCTAAAGCTTCAAAAGCTAAACAAGCTCAAAGCCGCGTTAAAATGCTTGATAAAATCCAACGCATAGAAGCTATAAAAACTGAGTCAGAATTTAGTTTTGAGTTTAAGCAACCAAAAGAGCATTTAAATGGCACACTTGTCAGTTTACAAAATACAGATTTGGGGTACTTTCAAAATAAGGTTTTAAATAATATAAATTTGGTTATTTATAATGAAATGCGTATAGGGCTTTTGGGTCTAAATGGTGCTGGTAAATCAACTCTGATTAAATCTCTAATTGGTGAAATAGATATACTTTCAGGTAAGATTGAAAAGCACCCAAATCTTAGAGTAGGGTATTTTTCACAACATTCTTTAGATATGTTAGATATGCAAGCTAGTCCTTTGTTACATATGCAAAGGTTAGATATGAAAGCTACCCAAGAAAAACTTAGAACATTTCTGGGGAGTTTTAACTTTACAGGAGATAAAGCTTTAGCTAAAGTAGTCAGTTTTTCTGGTGGTGAAAAAGCAAGGTTAGCTTTGGCGATGATAGTTTATCAAGAACCAAACTTTTTACTACTTGATGAACCGACAAACCATTTAGATATTGGCGTACGTGAAGCTTTGACAGTAGCATTACAAAGTTTCCAGGGAGCTATTATTCTAGTTTCACATGATAGATTTCTGTTAGAGTCTACCGTTGATGAATATATGTTAGTTGGGCAGGGAAGTGTTAAAGCTTTTGATGGTGATATGCATGATTATTATAAGTATATTTTAGAAATTAAAAAGCTGGAGAATAATGTTTCCTTGGAATCCCAAAATGTAGATACTAAAAAAGAAAATCGTAAGTTTTCAGCAGATAAAAGAAAACAGTTTAAACCCCTCCAAGACAAAGTTAAAAAATTAGAAAAAAGTTTAGGTAAGCTACAACAACAAAATCTAGTTATAGAAAAACAATTACAAAACCAAAATCTGTATGATAATAAAGAAAAATTACAGAAAACTTTGTCAGAGCATACAAAATTAAAAGAGCAAATAGATAAAATAGAGTTAGAGTGGTTTGAGGCTTTGGAAGAGTTAGAATCTACAAGGGAATAA
- a CDS encoding BCCT family transporter: protein MERNKGAYAPVFYPAIILAVIFSLMGIFAPTIFSKYMGAIQNLILSNLGWLYILGMSIFVCLCIFLMFSRFGDIKLGQEHDLPQYSNISWFAMLFAAGMGIGLMFYGVAEPLQHYLAPPDQSLDQFYLAQEAMNITFFHWGVEAWSVYAIVGLSLAYFAYRHDLPLLPRSILYPILGKHIYGPIGHAVDIFAILGTLFGVATSLGFGAMQVSAGINFLIGIPDNINMQVIYIVFIVFLATVSVALGLDKGIKFLSNFNIILALALLAFVLFFGHTTDLIKDYFQNIGYYLSTIVNKTFNLYAYNKNNQTWLKSWTLFYWGWWIAWSPFVGMFIAKVSKGRTIREFVVGVLFIPVGFTFLWMTIFGNSAINIVMSGAGSELINASQNNIPVALFEFLRFFPFSTFASILAVFLVITFFVTSADSGSLVIDILATGNAKESITAHRISWSILSGLLAISLLLAGGLQALQAATIISAFPLLFILFFMCISLINSLRLDYLRIKSIETHSTVVQYVKANTSWQDRLAAIVNKPTKNQAREFLKEIVKPAILEVANKMQQTGLDTKVDLGKEQIHLIISKINSDNFVYTVMLRVYDSPSYRDDDIDKYTRVEVFLSHGGQYYDIMGYSKEQVIADIINQYDKHLHYLHLAVADKDIVN, encoded by the coding sequence ATAGAACGTAACAAAGGCGCATATGCACCGGTATTTTATCCAGCTATTATTTTAGCTGTTATCTTTTCTTTGATGGGAATATTTGCTCCAACTATATTCTCAAAATATATGGGAGCGATACAAAATTTAATTTTAAGTAACCTAGGGTGGCTATATATACTAGGGATGAGTATATTTGTTTGTTTATGCATATTTCTAATGTTTAGCAGGTTTGGGGATATAAAATTAGGTCAAGAACATGACTTACCTCAGTATAGCAATATTTCTTGGTTTGCTATGCTTTTTGCTGCGGGTATGGGTATTGGACTTATGTTTTACGGTGTTGCAGAACCTTTGCAACACTATCTAGCTCCACCTGATCAGTCACTAGACCAATTTTATTTAGCACAAGAAGCTATGAATATTACTTTCTTTCACTGGGGAGTAGAGGCTTGGTCTGTCTATGCTATAGTTGGGTTATCATTAGCCTACTTTGCATATCGTCATGACTTGCCATTATTGCCTAGGTCTATACTATATCCAATATTAGGTAAGCATATTTATGGTCCTATAGGTCATGCGGTGGATATATTTGCTATACTAGGTACACTCTTTGGAGTCGCTACATCCTTAGGCTTTGGTGCTATGCAGGTTAGTGCTGGAATTAATTTTTTGATAGGAATTCCAGATAATATAAATATGCAAGTAATCTACATAGTTTTTATCGTTTTTCTAGCTACAGTTTCAGTAGCCTTAGGACTAGATAAAGGAATCAAATTTCTTAGTAATTTTAATATTATCTTAGCGTTAGCGTTACTAGCTTTTGTATTGTTTTTTGGTCACACTACAGACCTTATAAAAGATTATTTCCAAAACATAGGTTACTACTTAAGCACTATTGTTAATAAAACTTTTAATTTATATGCTTACAATAAAAACAATCAGACTTGGTTAAAAAGTTGGACTTTATTTTATTGGGGTTGGTGGATAGCTTGGTCGCCGTTTGTTGGGATGTTTATTGCTAAAGTTTCAAAAGGTAGAACTATTAGAGAATTTGTCGTAGGCGTTTTATTTATTCCGGTTGGTTTTACATTTTTATGGATGACTATTTTTGGTAATTCAGCTATTAATATAGTTATGAGTGGAGCAGGCTCAGAGTTAATAAATGCTTCTCAAAATAATATTCCTGTAGCTTTATTTGAGTTTTTAAGATTTTTTCCATTTTCTACTTTTGCGTCTATTTTAGCTGTATTTTTGGTTATAACATTTTTTGTAACTTCAGCAGATAGTGGCTCTTTAGTTATAGATATACTAGCAACAGGTAATGCTAAAGAATCAATTACGGCACATCGCATTTCTTGGTCTATACTAAGTGGTTTGCTAGCTATATCTTTGCTCTTAGCAGGAGGGTTGCAAGCACTGCAAGCTGCAACTATAATCAGTGCTTTTCCATTATTATTTATACTTTTTTTTATGTGTATATCTCTTATAAATAGTCTAAGGTTAGATTACTTACGTATAAAGAGTATCGAAACTCACTCAACAGTTGTTCAGTACGTTAAGGCAAATACATCTTGGCAAGACAGGTTAGCAGCTATAGTTAATAAACCAACAAAAAATCAAGCCCGAGAGTTTCTAAAAGAAATTGTAAAACCAGCTATACTAGAAGTAGCTAATAAAATGCAACAAACTGGGTTAGACACAAAAGTAGACTTAGGAAAAGAGCAAATTCATTTGATAATTTCTAAGATAAATTCAGATAATTTTGTATATACAGTTATGCTTAGAGTTTATGACTCCCCTAGTTATAGAGATGATGATATTGATAAATATACTAGAGTGGAAGTTTTTCTAAGTCATGGTGGTCAGTATTATGACATTATGGGTTACTCAAAAGAGCAGGTTATAGCTGATATTATTAACCAATATGATAAACATCTTCATTATTTACACCTAGCTGTAGCGGATAAGGATATTGTTAACTAA
- a CDS encoding TrmH family RNA methyltransferase, translating to MQTLTQKLQKEIKKLHSNQGRKKSQFYIIEGLRCCQEALVRLDKTQIAALILTKESDNESYDIEQKFIVSEKEFTELSQTHNSQEIMLLAYKPKVKNLKFNDDFLLVLDRIQDPGNMGTVLRTAIAVGLTEVALINGTVDPFNPKAIRAGMGAQFSLNFGFFGDLKELCNHSQIKQRQVWLTTPHEGVSCYDQSFKLNNSVLVFGEEANGIVDFSVGQKTMIPTLSNIESLNVAQAATIYLFESLRQKLIIS from the coding sequence ATGCAGACTTTGACTCAAAAGCTCCAAAAAGAAATAAAAAAATTACACTCAAACCAAGGTAGAAAAAAATCTCAATTTTACATAATCGAAGGACTAAGATGTTGCCAAGAGGCATTAGTTAGGCTCGATAAAACCCAAATTGCGGCACTTATATTGACTAAAGAAAGTGATAATGAAAGCTACGATATAGAGCAAAAATTTATCGTTTCTGAAAAAGAGTTTACTGAGCTTTCTCAAACACATAACTCCCAGGAAATCATGCTACTTGCATATAAACCAAAAGTTAAGAATCTAAAATTTAATGATGATTTTTTATTAGTCTTAGATCGTATCCAAGATCCTGGCAATATGGGGACAGTATTACGCACTGCTATTGCTGTTGGGCTAACGGAAGTCGCGCTTATAAATGGTACTGTAGATCCTTTTAACCCTAAAGCAATACGTGCTGGCATGGGAGCTCAGTTTAGTCTAAATTTCGGTTTTTTTGGAGATTTGAAAGAACTTTGTAATCATTCCCAGATAAAACAACGTCAAGTATGGTTAACCACCCCTCACGAGGGAGTATCTTGCTACGATCAAAGTTTTAAACTTAATAACAGTGTTTTAGTTTTTGGTGAAGAAGCTAATGGTATAGTAGATTTCTCCGTTGGACAAAAAACTATGATTCCAACACTTAGCAATATAGAGTCACTCAATGTGGCTCAAGCTGCTACAATATATTTGTTTGAGAGTTTAAGACAAAAATTAATAATTTCGTGA